A genomic region of Yoonia rosea contains the following coding sequences:
- a CDS encoding glutathione S-transferase family protein, with translation MIKVHCLVCSRAIRLIWLLEDLGQPYDLISYDRTDRFRAPDALRDVHPLGKSPVIEDGDLKLAESATCLRYITDKFADETHRPDPHTTEFIRHEELLDYVESSFAGACMAVLLPAMQRGDPPDDARQTLQMHLDYLASHLPATGLLFGDQAYMADIQFSYLLANLDALGFLDAAPRVKTYWDDLQKQPGYLAATQAAGPMAPKH, from the coding sequence ATGATTAAAGTGCATTGTCTTGTTTGTTCCCGCGCCATCCGTCTGATCTGGTTATTGGAAGATCTGGGGCAACCCTATGACCTGATCTCCTATGACCGCACTGACAGGTTTCGCGCGCCGGATGCCTTGCGGGACGTACACCCATTGGGCAAATCACCTGTCATCGAAGACGGTGATTTGAAACTTGCGGAATCCGCCACCTGCCTGCGCTACATCACCGACAAATTCGCGGACGAGACGCACCGACCGGACCCACATACGACGGAATTCATCCGCCATGAAGAACTGCTCGACTATGTCGAAAGCAGCTTTGCGGGTGCTTGCATGGCTGTTCTTCTGCCCGCGATGCAAAGGGGCGATCCGCCAGACGATGCGCGCCAAACGCTGCAAATGCACCTTGATTATTTGGCAAGCCACCTGCCTGCGACCGGATTGCTCTTTGGCGATCAGGCTTACATGGCGGACATCCAGTTTTCATATCTTTTGGCGAACCTTGATGCCCTAGGGTTTCTGGATGCCGCGCCAAGGGTCAAAACCTACTGGGATGACCTGCAAAAGCAGCCCGGTTATCTAGCCGCAACGCAAGCCGCAGGTCCAATGGCACCGAAGCACTAG
- a CDS encoding entericidin A/B family lipoprotein produces the protein MRITTLIIATLSAMTLAACETVQGAGEDISNAGAAISEESRDVQADL, from the coding sequence ATGCGTATTACAACCCTCATCATCGCGACCCTGTCTGCAATGACACTTGCAGCCTGTGAAACTGTTCAGGGCGCCGGCGAAGACATTTCGAACGCAGGTGCCGCGATCTCTGAAGAGAGCCGCGACGTGCAGGCCGATCTGTAA
- a CDS encoding mechanosensitive ion channel family protein, protein MDTIISWGENLMTTEIYGGKSFADYLTLDALISLFGNTLAAVFIIVVGFVIAGFVSRRIHGIGENHASLDDTLFGFLGNIARYVVLAFTGLFVLNTFGVETTSVIAVIGAAGLAVGLALQGTLSNLAAGIMIVLFRPLKLGDFVEINDTVGNVKDITLNYTELANLTNVKVIVPNSEVWGNTIKNYSDYSKRRAQWTFGVGYGVNLNDAENVIRDTIMADARSHSDPEPFVQVNNLNSSSVDFLVRVWCDSDVYFQYQADMKRKVKEALDAADINIPFPTRTVVHRNPMLEVVQDDDNQRHAAE, encoded by the coding sequence ATGGATACGATCATTTCCTGGGGTGAAAACCTCATGACAACCGAAATTTATGGCGGCAAGTCTTTCGCTGACTACCTGACGCTTGATGCTCTGATCAGCCTATTCGGGAACACGCTGGCTGCGGTGTTTATCATCGTGGTGGGCTTTGTGATTGCGGGCTTTGTCAGCCGGCGCATTCACGGTATTGGCGAAAACCATGCCAGCCTTGATGACACGTTGTTCGGATTTCTCGGCAACATCGCCCGCTATGTTGTGCTGGCTTTTACCGGGCTATTCGTTCTCAACACATTTGGCGTTGAAACCACTTCCGTGATCGCCGTGATCGGTGCCGCCGGTCTGGCCGTGGGGCTGGCCCTGCAGGGAACGCTCTCGAACCTTGCTGCAGGCATCATGATCGTGCTTTTCCGCCCGCTCAAACTGGGCGATTTTGTCGAGATCAACGACACGGTCGGCAACGTCAAGGACATCACGCTGAACTACACAGAGCTTGCCAACCTGACCAACGTCAAGGTGATCGTGCCCAACTCCGAGGTGTGGGGCAATACGATCAAGAACTACTCCGACTATTCCAAGCGCCGCGCGCAGTGGACCTTTGGTGTGGGCTATGGCGTGAACTTGAATGATGCAGAAAATGTGATCCGTGACACGATCATGGCCGATGCGCGGTCCCACAGCGACCCCGAGCCGTTTGTTCAGGTCAACAACCTCAACAGCAGCAGCGTCGATTTTCTGGTGCGTGTCTGGTGCGATAGCGATGTCTATTTCCAGTATCAGGCCGACATGAAGCGCAAGGTCAAAGAAGCGCTGGATGCCGCCGATATCAACATCCCGTTCCCCACACGGACCGTGGTGCATCGAAACCCCATGCTGGAGGTCGTCCAGGACGACGACAACCAGCGCCATGCAGCCGAATAG
- a CDS encoding SDR family oxidoreductase, with translation MKILVAGATGKTGTRLMNELVARGHDTVALVRDSSDTSQLPVQAEQRKGDLAKLQDGVCEGCDAVIFAAGSGGDTSAEMTDKIDRDGAIALIDQAAKSGVSRFVMLSSVGAENPDPDTEMGHYLQAKHDADEHLKASGLPYAILRPVALTDDDGEGAMVFGDDVDPKAKAARGDVAKALADAAMSAEWAGKTLLMQSA, from the coding sequence ATGAAAATCCTCGTCGCCGGAGCGACCGGAAAAACCGGAACGCGTCTTATGAACGAACTTGTCGCGCGGGGTCACGATACTGTGGCCTTGGTCCGCGACAGCTCTGACACCAGTCAACTGCCAGTGCAGGCCGAACAGCGCAAAGGTGATCTTGCCAAGTTGCAGGATGGTGTTTGCGAAGGCTGCGATGCCGTTATTTTTGCGGCAGGGTCGGGTGGCGATACCAGCGCGGAAATGACCGACAAGATTGACCGCGACGGGGCGATTGCCTTGATCGACCAAGCCGCAAAATCAGGCGTGTCCCGGTTTGTCATGCTCAGCAGCGTGGGCGCGGAAAACCCTGATCCCGACACGGAGATGGGCCATTACCTGCAAGCCAAACATGACGCAGACGAACATCTCAAGGCGTCCGGCCTGCCATACGCCATTTTGCGCCCCGTCGCTCTGACGGACGATGATGGCGAAGGTGCCATGGTTTTCGGTGATGACGTTGACCCCAAAGCCAAGGCAGCGCGCGGTGACGTGGCCAAAGCCCTGGCAGATGCCGCCATGAGCGCGGAATGGGCGGGCAAAACCCTGCTGATGCAGTCTGCCTGA
- a CDS encoding orotidine 5'-phosphate decarboxylase encodes MATEIKNIWYNPATSAFEGRIDITRKGKAFRYPCAVEGPIDMSPDEVQARMAAQAKRMSDTDPAIFSHS; translated from the coding sequence ATGGCAACCGAGATCAAAAATATCTGGTACAATCCGGCAACCAGCGCATTCGAAGGCCGCATCGACATTACCCGCAAAGGTAAAGCGTTTCGCTACCCCTGCGCTGTAGAAGGCCCGATAGACATGTCACCCGACGAGGTGCAGGCGCGCATGGCAGCGCAGGCCAAGCGGATGTCCGACACCGATCCGGCCATTTTTTCCCACAGTTAA
- a CDS encoding CreA family protein — protein MPAKFRLTALISAFLIASPAMSEQVGNVDVDWLGNDIVIAAFADPEVAGVTCHVAYFERGLIDRLQKGDWFENPSNSAISCRQTGPISIGDIDRSDEGESIFAERRSIIWKSLSVKRIFDATNQTLIYVAHARDVQDGSAKMSLSTIPLYQATDR, from the coding sequence ATGCCCGCCAAATTCCGTCTGACCGCCTTGATAAGCGCGTTCCTGATTGCGTCACCCGCGATGTCCGAACAGGTCGGCAATGTCGATGTCGACTGGCTGGGCAATGATATCGTGATCGCGGCCTTTGCCGACCCCGAGGTCGCGGGCGTCACCTGTCACGTCGCGTATTTCGAACGCGGGCTGATTGACCGTTTGCAAAAAGGTGACTGGTTCGAGAACCCGTCAAACTCCGCGATTTCGTGCCGCCAGACCGGGCCGATCAGTATCGGCGATATCGACCGCAGCGACGAGGGCGAGAGCATTTTTGCCGAGCGCCGCTCGATCATCTGGAAATCACTGTCCGTCAAACGCATTTTTGACGCGACAAACCAGACCCTGATCTACGTTGCACATGCACGCGACGTGCAGGACGGCAGCGCAAAAATGTCGCTCTCCACCATCCCGCTTTATCAGGCGACCGACAGATAG
- a CDS encoding MATE family efflux transporter, with translation MADKRDLTAGPTWQKLLQLAGPMVFGIIAVISVSLIDTYYVGQLGTQELTALSFTFPVTLTVSSLAIGLGAGASSVVSRAVGAGARDDAKRLATDSLVLALILVVAVAIIGFFLINPLFTLLGATGETLALIGRYMRIWFLAIPLLVVPIVANSIVRAVGDTFWPSVVMVSSALTNIAITPVFIFGLGPVPAFGIEGAAIGTLVAWLVTVFGAFALVALREEMLDLTWPAFSVLANSWKRVLAVGLPASLGNAVNPIGIAVVTSFIAAFGDVVVAGFGVATRIESLAVIPMLALSSAIGPFAGQNWGAGKCGRVAEALRFSYMVCAVWAGVLGVFFWFAAEPIIGVFSQDAEVIGAATTYLTIVPLSIWGYGVVIISAGAFNALGRSHYGLGLYLVRTAVLYVPLSFVAAQFASSDAVFYAIAAANVLAGIAVGGFALYWLSNHPAPEPATA, from the coding sequence GTGGCTGACAAACGTGATCTGACTGCCGGACCAACGTGGCAAAAGCTCCTGCAACTGGCGGGGCCAATGGTTTTCGGCATTATCGCCGTCATCTCTGTTTCGTTGATTGACACATATTATGTCGGGCAATTGGGCACACAGGAATTGACCGCGCTCTCATTTACCTTTCCGGTGACGCTGACGGTTTCAAGCCTTGCAATCGGGCTTGGGGCAGGGGCGTCTTCTGTGGTGTCGCGCGCAGTCGGGGCAGGCGCGCGCGATGATGCCAAACGGCTGGCGACAGACAGCCTTGTGTTGGCACTGATTTTGGTCGTCGCTGTGGCTATCATCGGCTTTTTCCTGATCAATCCGCTGTTCACCCTGTTGGGGGCGACCGGCGAAACACTGGCGCTGATCGGGCGCTATATGCGCATCTGGTTTCTGGCGATCCCGCTGCTTGTGGTGCCGATTGTCGCCAATTCCATTGTCCGTGCGGTCGGGGATACGTTCTGGCCAAGTGTTGTGATGGTCAGCTCTGCTTTGACGAATATCGCGATCACACCTGTCTTTATCTTCGGGCTTGGGCCGGTCCCTGCATTTGGGATCGAGGGGGCCGCCATTGGCACCCTCGTTGCATGGCTGGTCACGGTGTTTGGTGCGTTCGCGCTTGTTGCGCTGCGCGAAGAGATGCTGGACCTGACGTGGCCCGCATTTTCCGTTCTGGCAAATTCATGGAAGCGTGTGCTTGCCGTTGGCCTGCCTGCATCGCTGGGAAACGCGGTCAATCCTATCGGGATCGCGGTTGTGACGTCGTTCATTGCGGCGTTCGGTGACGTTGTCGTTGCAGGTTTTGGTGTCGCCACGCGGATTGAATCGCTGGCGGTGATCCCCATGCTTGCCCTGTCGTCGGCCATCGGCCCGTTTGCGGGCCAGAACTGGGGGGCCGGTAAATGTGGCCGCGTGGCAGAAGCGCTGCGCTTTAGCTATATGGTCTGTGCCGTATGGGCCGGCGTTCTGGGTGTGTTTTTCTGGTTTGCCGCCGAACCGATCATCGGCGTTTTCTCGCAGGATGCAGAGGTTATCGGTGCGGCCACCACCTATCTGACCATCGTGCCGCTCAGCATTTGGGGCTACGGTGTTGTGATCATCAGCGCGGGTGCATTCAACGCCTTGGGGCGGTCGCATTACGGGTTGGGGCTCTACTTGGTGCGCACCGCCGTTCTTTATGTGCCGCTGTCGTTTGTTGCCGCACAGTTCGCCAGCTCTGACGCGGTGTTCTATGCCATTGCTGCGGCCAACGTATTGGCGGGCATCGCGGTGGGCGGCTTTGCGCTTTACTGGCTGTCCAACCACCCCGCACCTGAGCCCGCCACGGCCTGA
- a CDS encoding NAD-dependent succinate-semialdehyde dehydrogenase: protein MTQISTTNPATEKTIATYDVMTSETAFDKVEKCHAAFRDWRTKSHKDRAPYLRKIAAALRDNADDFATLMTEETGKLLRDGRTEVALCAQIFEYTADHGPDLLADEERKHSGGEKRGLVSYAPIGVIYSIQPWNFPVYQPVRVLAANLMAGNGVILKHASICTGSGLMLRDICLKAGLPEGLFDVVIVDHDTSDAIIEHKHIRGVTMTGSDGGGRHIGQVATKNLKKSVLELGSNDAYLVLEDADIELAVKTCVQGRLYNNGETCVSAKRFIVTDAVYDAFTSAFVAQMKAIRLGDPKDDDTQLGPLSSAEQFDTICEQVTKSVDGGAEVLCGGSAPDRTGHYYPATVLVNCQPGTAAYDDEIFGPVAAIIRAKDDDDAMRIANDSRYGLGGGIFSKDEDKALRLARDHFDTGMVRINSFGTADPNMPFGGVKDSGFGREHGGFGMKEFVNTKAIYLP, encoded by the coding sequence ATGACACAGATATCCACGACGAACCCCGCAACCGAAAAGACGATCGCAACCTATGATGTGATGACATCCGAGACAGCGTTCGACAAAGTCGAAAAATGCCATGCGGCCTTTCGCGACTGGCGCACCAAAAGCCACAAGGATCGCGCTCCCTACCTGCGCAAGATTGCGGCGGCGTTGCGTGACAATGCGGATGACTTTGCCACACTGATGACCGAAGAAACCGGCAAGCTGCTGCGTGACGGTCGGACCGAAGTGGCACTTTGCGCGCAGATCTTCGAATATACTGCAGACCACGGGCCGGACCTTCTGGCGGATGAAGAGCGCAAACACAGCGGCGGCGAAAAGCGCGGCTTGGTCAGCTATGCGCCAATCGGCGTGATCTACAGCATCCAGCCGTGGAACTTTCCAGTCTACCAGCCCGTGCGCGTGCTCGCGGCGAACCTGATGGCTGGCAACGGCGTCATCCTTAAACATGCGTCGATCTGTACGGGTAGTGGCCTAATGCTGCGCGATATCTGCCTGAAGGCCGGACTGCCTGAAGGGTTGTTCGATGTTGTGATCGTGGATCACGATACGTCCGACGCGATTATCGAACATAAACATATCCGTGGCGTCACCATGACAGGCAGTGACGGCGGCGGGCGCCATATCGGTCAGGTCGCCACCAAGAACCTGAAGAAATCCGTCCTCGAACTGGGATCAAATGACGCCTATCTGGTGCTTGAGGACGCCGATATCGAACTGGCGGTGAAAACCTGCGTTCAGGGACGGTTGTACAACAACGGCGAAACATGCGTCTCTGCCAAACGTTTCATCGTGACGGACGCCGTCTATGACGCCTTCACCAGCGCCTTTGTCGCACAGATGAAAGCCATCCGTCTGGGTGATCCGAAAGATGACGACACCCAGCTGGGGCCGCTGTCGAGCGCCGAACAGTTCGACACCATTTGCGAACAGGTCACAAAAAGCGTCGATGGCGGCGCAGAGGTATTGTGCGGCGGGTCCGCACCGGACCGCACCGGCCATTATTACCCCGCCACCGTGCTTGTGAACTGCCAACCGGGCACAGCGGCCTATGACGATGAAATCTTCGGCCCGGTCGCGGCCATCATCAGGGCGAAAGACGATGACGACGCCATGCGGATCGCAAATGACAGCCGTTACGGACTGGGCGGCGGTATCTTCAGCAAGGACGAGGACAAGGCGTTGCGCCTTGCACGGGACCACTTTGATACCGGTATGGTGCGTATCAATTCCTTTGGCACGGCTGATCCGAACATGCCGTTCGGTGGCGTCAAGGATTCCGGTTTTGGGCGCGAACACGGCGGTTTCGGGATGAAGGAATTCGTCAATACCAAAGCAATCTATTTGCCCTGA
- a CDS encoding sensor histidine kinase produces MTQTVDTGLAEHGGVFAKSAFLAFHEVTPDGFMMFSPVRGDAGDIVDLEWTFANRAAGKIIGRDPATLPGKRLLVEMPGNRDEGLFDAYVNVLETGKTWQNEFRYDHGGITAWFRTTATKSGDGLALSFADISEARAGEERLKNLIDGVLAFVGVLSVDGILLEANEPAIAAAGGDREQVIGRPFWDCFWWDVGQATKDQLKQAIATAANGERIRYDVQIQVVGDRRLWIDFQIAPVLNAAGEVVELIPSGVDISERKAAESHRELLIRELSHRVKNTLATIQSIAGQSVRAAETIDGFRSSFNARLRAIAASHDLLVQFDHDVVPIKALLQGQVLQYAADDKQLVVEGANIHLPGDVAHALGLVLHELATNAAKYGALSSEAGTVTVSWHVAVDEGKKRLFMSWCERGGPEVKMPTRKGFGSRLIERSLAPKGDTAVIDYDPKGLSCEILMDLE; encoded by the coding sequence GTGACCCAGACCGTTGACACAGGCCTAGCGGAGCATGGCGGCGTTTTCGCAAAAAGCGCTTTTCTGGCATTTCATGAGGTCACTCCCGATGGCTTCATGATGTTTTCCCCTGTCAGGGGAGACGCTGGCGATATTGTCGACCTTGAATGGACCTTTGCCAATAGGGCGGCGGGCAAGATCATCGGTCGCGATCCCGCAACGCTGCCCGGTAAGCGTCTGTTGGTCGAGATGCCAGGAAACAGGGACGAAGGCCTGTTTGACGCTTACGTAAATGTCTTGGAAACCGGCAAGACATGGCAGAATGAATTTCGCTACGATCATGGCGGCATCACGGCTTGGTTCCGAACCACTGCCACCAAGTCCGGCGATGGATTGGCGCTGTCATTTGCGGACATCTCGGAGGCGCGCGCAGGTGAGGAAAGGCTCAAAAACCTGATCGACGGTGTGCTCGCCTTTGTCGGTGTTCTCTCTGTTGACGGGATCTTGTTAGAGGCGAATGAACCTGCCATCGCCGCGGCCGGAGGGGACCGTGAGCAAGTGATCGGTCGCCCTTTTTGGGATTGCTTCTGGTGGGATGTCGGTCAGGCGACGAAAGATCAGCTGAAACAGGCAATTGCCACAGCGGCCAATGGCGAACGGATCCGGTATGACGTTCAAATTCAGGTTGTGGGTGACCGGCGGCTCTGGATCGATTTTCAGATCGCGCCGGTATTGAATGCTGCCGGAGAGGTCGTCGAGCTTATTCCGTCCGGTGTCGACATCAGCGAACGCAAGGCCGCAGAATCGCACCGAGAGCTTTTGATCAGGGAGCTGAGCCACAGGGTCAAGAATACCTTGGCAACGATCCAGTCAATCGCGGGGCAATCCGTCCGGGCCGCCGAGACGATAGACGGCTTTCGGTCGTCGTTTAACGCACGCCTGCGCGCCATCGCTGCGTCGCACGATCTGCTGGTCCAGTTCGATCATGACGTGGTTCCGATCAAGGCCCTCCTGCAGGGACAGGTCCTGCAATATGCCGCAGACGATAAACAACTTGTCGTGGAAGGCGCGAATATTCACCTGCCCGGAGATGTCGCGCACGCGCTGGGACTGGTTTTGCACGAGCTGGCGACGAATGCGGCAAAGTATGGTGCGTTGTCGTCTGAAGCCGGAACCGTGACAGTATCTTGGCATGTCGCGGTCGATGAGGGCAAAAAGAGGCTGTTCATGTCATGGTGTGAACGTGGCGGACCTGAAGTAAAGATGCCAACCCGCAAGGGGTTTGGTAGTCGGCTGATCGAACGAAGCCTTGCACCCAAGGGCGACACTGCGGTGATTGATTATGATCCAAAGGGGCTTTCGTGCGAAATATTGATGGATCTTGAATGA
- a CDS encoding NADP-dependent oxidoreductase: MKAAIIRDYETEIEIAEIDAPALSDDSVLIKVHAASINPIDYILQSGVMKDNIPLEFPHVMGFDVAGEITEIGKDVTGFHVGDAVYARANQQDAGAIAQIARLKASEMALQPANISHAEAASVPLAGLTAWQALITKAKMKKGDKVLIHAGSGGVGTLAIQIAKYFGAHVATTCSARNADLVRDLGADVVIDYKNQAFEDELSDYDIVFDMIGGETLNRSFKVLKKGGTLVSIKGQDTDNLAPDYGVRFEWFFMEPDGAMLADLGKLIADGHVKTVIDSSYKMEDVAAAYASLKDGHAVGKIVITIPQ; the protein is encoded by the coding sequence ATGAAAGCCGCTATTATCCGCGACTACGAAACCGAAATCGAAATCGCCGAAATCGACGCACCTGCGCTGAGCGACGACTCCGTTCTGATCAAGGTGCATGCCGCAAGCATCAACCCCATCGACTACATCCTGCAGTCAGGCGTGATGAAAGATAACATTCCGTTGGAATTTCCCCATGTCATGGGCTTCGATGTCGCTGGCGAAATCACCGAGATCGGCAAAGATGTGACCGGCTTTCACGTTGGCGACGCGGTCTATGCCCGTGCCAACCAGCAAGATGCAGGCGCCATCGCACAGATTGCGCGTCTCAAAGCCAGTGAAATGGCCCTGCAACCCGCCAATATCAGCCATGCAGAGGCCGCATCCGTCCCCTTGGCCGGTCTGACGGCTTGGCAGGCCCTGATCACCAAAGCAAAGATGAAAAAAGGCGACAAGGTGCTGATCCATGCCGGTTCGGGCGGTGTCGGGACCTTGGCCATTCAGATCGCGAAATATTTTGGTGCTCATGTGGCGACCACATGCAGCGCGCGCAACGCTGATCTTGTCCGTGATCTTGGGGCGGACGTCGTGATTGATTACAAGAACCAGGCCTTCGAAGACGAATTGTCAGACTATGACATCGTGTTTGATATGATTGGGGGCGAGACGCTCAACCGGTCGTTCAAGGTTCTCAAGAAAGGCGGCACGCTGGTGTCGATCAAAGGGCAGGATACCGATAATCTTGCGCCCGATTACGGTGTCCGGTTCGAGTGGTTCTTTATGGAACCCGACGGTGCGATGCTGGCCGACCTTGGCAAGCTGATTGCGGACGGGCATGTCAAAACGGTCATTGATAGCAGCTATAAAATGGAAGATGTGGCCGCTGCTTATGCGTCTTTGAAAGACGGCCATGCCGTCGGAAAAATCGTCATTACGATTCCCCAATAA
- a CDS encoding response regulator, producing MTILIVEDDPLIAMDLEDELTDRGFDAVCATTVADAQSILAQQPPSFAFLDMHLRTDTSFDLARELRAQGVPFAFVSGNDASSLPEDLRSSQILTKPINFDDLVRMIAEAEKSS from the coding sequence ATGACGATATTGATTGTTGAAGACGACCCGCTCATTGCGATGGACCTTGAGGATGAGCTGACTGATCGCGGATTTGACGCCGTTTGTGCCACAACTGTAGCGGATGCCCAGAGCATACTGGCGCAGCAACCGCCATCATTTGCATTCCTTGATATGCATCTCAGGACAGATACGAGTTTCGATCTGGCAAGAGAGCTGCGCGCGCAGGGCGTGCCATTTGCTTTTGTCTCGGGCAACGATGCATCCTCGCTGCCCGAAGATTTGCGCAGCAGTCAAATTCTGACCAAGCCAATCAATTTCGATGACTTGGTTCGCATGATCGCCGAAGCAGAAAAGAGCAGCTAA
- a CDS encoding PRC-barrel domain-containing protein: MKNFLSTTAAALALTTAAYADNHTSIFSDMQFDEAMNINATEMVGMRVYASEASIANGMAIPADGETEWDDIGEINEILLTRDGEVQSVIVGVGGFLGIGEKDVAINMSELRFVDEEGDTNDFFLVIEATEVGVQDAPAYEYSQLTNTMGDGEQMGAWAGPDIAVDGFDRVTPQELTTEDLTGAPVMGVNDEEVGEIGKLLLTSDGTLDRAVIDVGGFLGLGERQVAVSLNELTIMRMGDSDEFRVYIDASQDALEQQPEYEG, encoded by the coding sequence ATGAAAAACTTTCTCAGCACAACAGCCGCCGCACTTGCACTGACAACAGCCGCATATGCAGACAACCATACATCCATATTTTCGGATATGCAGTTTGACGAAGCCATGAACATCAATGCCACCGAAATGGTCGGGATGCGGGTCTATGCCTCGGAAGCGAGCATCGCAAATGGCATGGCAATTCCCGCTGATGGCGAAACCGAATGGGATGACATCGGTGAAATCAACGAGATTTTGTTGACCCGTGACGGCGAAGTACAATCAGTGATTGTCGGCGTCGGTGGCTTTCTGGGCATTGGCGAAAAAGATGTCGCCATCAATATGTCTGAACTGCGCTTTGTCGACGAAGAAGGCGATACAAACGACTTTTTCCTCGTGATCGAAGCGACCGAAGTCGGCGTACAGGACGCCCCGGCCTATGAGTACAGCCAGTTGACCAACACGATGGGCGACGGTGAACAAATGGGCGCATGGGCCGGACCGGACATTGCCGTAGACGGATTTGATCGCGTCACACCCCAAGAGCTGACAACAGAAGATCTGACCGGTGCACCCGTGATGGGCGTCAACGATGAAGAGGTCGGCGAGATCGGCAAACTGCTGTTGACCAGCGACGGCACCCTTGACCGTGCAGTCATCGACGTTGGCGGTTTCCTTGGTCTAGGCGAACGCCAAGTTGCGGTATCGCTGAACGAGCTGACAATCATGCGGATGGGCGACAGCGATGAATTTCGTGTCTACATCGACGCCTCGCAAGACGCGCTTGAGCAGCAGCCGGAATACGAAGGCTAA
- a CDS encoding outer membrane protein, which produces MTHSKNFLATLLVAAPLGMAASGALAGGLSEPVAAPAAVIVPVAPVSTDWTGFYAGAQLGYGDVDSDDLDNDTNGALYGVHAGYLYDFGSLVVGGEIDYDGTSITGESAGGDVDFDSVARAKVRMGYDAGSWLPYITAGVAQVNTSGGLDADDTGNFAGLGIEYKRGDNWRLGWEVLHHQFEDFDGNDGLDIDATTAALRVSYVF; this is translated from the coding sequence ATGACACATTCAAAAAACTTTCTTGCAACCCTTCTGGTCGCCGCACCCTTGGGCATGGCCGCATCTGGCGCATTGGCCGGTGGTCTGAGTGAGCCGGTCGCCGCACCAGCAGCAGTGATCGTGCCGGTGGCACCTGTCAGCACAGACTGGACAGGCTTCTACGCTGGTGCGCAACTGGGGTATGGCGACGTCGACAGCGATGACCTCGACAACGATACCAACGGCGCACTCTACGGTGTCCATGCAGGTTATCTGTATGACTTCGGCAGCCTCGTCGTCGGTGGGGAGATCGACTATGATGGTACGTCAATCACAGGTGAATCAGCCGGAGGCGACGTCGATTTCGATAGCGTGGCGCGCGCCAAGGTGCGCATGGGCTACGACGCTGGCAGCTGGTTGCCATATATCACCGCAGGCGTCGCCCAAGTGAATACCTCCGGCGGTCTGGACGCGGATGACACCGGCAACTTTGCAGGCCTCGGCATCGAATACAAAAGAGGCGACAATTGGCGTCTCGGCTGGGAAGTGCTGCACCACCAGTTCGAAGATTTCGACGGGAATGACGGTTTGGACATTGATGCGACAACCGCCGCCCTGCGTGTATCCTACGTCTTCTAG
- a CDS encoding STAS/SEC14 domain-containing protein translates to MTHFDHGSIQQIPTDNDTVLAFQIHGHIDDDASEALAKFMNDAFDKHPKVNMLLDMAKFTGSDWDSIFDSDVVKSRFRSLQHVGRYAVVGAPDRAAKMIALMNKVIPVEARAFDADEITQAWDFVGAQPITA, encoded by the coding sequence ATGACACATTTCGACCACGGTTCTATCCAGCAAATTCCCACAGACAACGATACTGTTTTGGCATTTCAAATCCACGGCCACATCGACGATGACGCGTCAGAGGCACTGGCCAAATTCATGAATGATGCCTTTGACAAACACCCCAAGGTGAACATGCTGCTTGATATGGCGAAATTCACCGGCAGCGACTGGGACAGCATCTTTGACAGTGACGTCGTCAAATCACGGTTCAGATCACTGCAACATGTCGGACGCTATGCGGTCGTGGGTGCGCCAGATCGCGCAGCCAAGATGATTGCGCTGATGAACAAAGTGATCCCCGTTGAGGCACGCGCCTTTGACGCCGATGAAATCACCCAAGCCTGGGACTTTGTCGGCGCGCAGCCCATCACCGCCTGA